One Coprobacter fastidiosus genomic window, AGTCAGCCATTTAGAAGGATCTAAAAGAAGCTGGACTTATACGCTCCCTATATCTGCAAGCTGGGAGGTCGACTTGTTCGGGAAACTTCTTAATTCAAAGCGAGGTGCCAAAGTAGCTTTATTACAAAGTAAAGCTTACAAACAGGCTGTACAAACGCAGGTAATAGCAACAATCGCAAACTGCTACTACACATTACTGATGTTGGACAAACAATTGGCTATAACTGAAGAAACTTCTATCATCTGGGATAAAAGTATCGAGACCATGCGGTCGATGAAAGAAGCCGGAATGGTCAATGAGGCGGCAATCGTACAGAGCGAAGCTAACAGTTATATGATTAAAGCCTCAATACCTGATTTGAAACAACAAATCAGAGAAACAGAAAATTCCCTTTCTCTCGTTCTTAAAGAAGCTCCGCAAAAAATCAAAAGAGGGACATTAGAAGAACAAAAACTTCCCGAAGTACTTAATTCCGGAGTTCCTATACAATTATTAGCTAATCGTCCAGACGTAAAAGCTGCAGAAATGTCTTTGGCCGGAGCTTATTACAGTACAAATCAAGCGCGATCGGCTTTCTATCCACAAATATCTATAACAGGAACGTTAGGATGGACAAATAGTGTCACAGGGATGCCGATTTTCGATGTCCCCAAAATGATCATGTCTGCTCTTGGAACTTTGACTCAACCTTTATTTTATCGGGGCGCTAACTTAGCAAAACTGAAAACAGCTAAAGCGCAACAAGAGATAGCTGCTCTCAATTTCCAGCAATCCATACTAAATGCAGGAAGTGAAGTCAGCAATGCCCTTTATCAATATCAAGCAGCTAACGAGAAGACCATCCAACGGGAAAAACAGATAAATTCCTTAGAAAAATCGGTCGAATATACACAACAATTGCTAACTTTAGGGACTTCTACTTATCTAGAAGTTCTTACGGCACAGCAATCATTGTTAAGCGCCCAATTATCCGGAATATCGGATGAGTTCCAACGCATACAAGCTGTCGTAAATTTATACCACGCCTTAGGTGGAGGACGAACAGAATAAATTAACCCTAAATTCCATGTAATATGATTAGTCCATTAGCTTATATCGATTCAAGCGCAAAAATCGGGAAAAATGTCACTATTCATCCGTTTGCGTACATCGATAAAAATGTAGAAATCGGTGACAATTGTACGATTATGCCTTATGCCAGCATTCTGGACGGGACTCGTATGGGAAATAACAATATCGTTTACCAAGCTGCAATCGTCGGAGCTGCACCACAAGATTTCAAATTTAAAGGTGATGAAACTCTTTTGATCATCGGAGACAATAATACAATTCGGGAAAAAGTCATTATCAACCGTGCAACAAATAAAGGAGATAGTACTGTTATTGGTAATGGAAACTTCCTACTAGAAGGTGTACATATCGCCCATGATACCTATATCGGGAATGACTGTATCTTAGGAAATGGTACTAAAACCGCAGGAAATTGCAAACTCGATGATAAAGCAATATTAGGAAGCGGTGTTATTCTGAAACACGGATGCCATGTAGGTAGCTGGTCACTTTTACGGGACGGTTGCCGTGCCAACAAAGATGTACCTCCTTTTATTGTCGCTGCTCACAATCCGATTACTTATTATGGAATCAATGCGGTATTGATGTCTAAAGCCGGAGGATTTAAGGACAATATAGTAGATGATATTGCGAAAGCATATCGTCAAATATACCAATGCGGCACAAGCCTCGAGAATGCACTTCTCAGAATCAAGGAATTGATTCCTGAAAGTCCGGCAATCAAATATTTGATCAATTTCATTGAAAGTTCCGATAAAGGAATTATCGGTATCACAATTTGATTCTGTTAAAAACAAGTGATAAAGGAAAAGCGGAGAATAAAATTTATTCTCCGCTTTTCTTTATCATATAAAAAACAAACAAGCATTTTATCTATAAAAAAGCTGTCTACATCTATTTATGTTGTCGAAACACTTAAAGAGAAATATTTTCACGGACGAACACAAAACATATAATAAGATGAACCACAAAATTCTATTTACCTTATTCGGATTGTTTTGCTGTAATATCATAACCGATATTGCAGCTCAAACATTTGAAAAAAGAGGCTTTCCACAAGAACGACTATCACCTGAATTAACAGCCAGGAAAAAGACTGAACAGATGGACAAACTTCTGCAACTGTCGGAAAAACAATTCAAAAAAATATTCAAACTAAATTTGAAAGAGGCAAAATCGATCGATGTCCAACGAAAAAACAGACAAGGAATAATGCCTCCTCCTATGCCTGACAGAAATCAGGATAAATTTCCCGATCGTCCCCCTATGAGAAATTTTTTTAATGAAGTACCGATGCGACCCCATCCCCAACCGCTACAGAATCCTGAGAAACTGAAAAAAGAGACTCGGAAAAGAGAGAAAAAGCTTAAAAAGATACTAACCGAAGAACAATATAATACATGGAAAGAGTATCAAAAATCAATACAAGACTATAAGCATCATAATAATCTATAATAATAAAAATGCACCAAGGGCAATAATGTAACTTTATAACTCCTGGTGCATTTATTCTCTAATTATATCTACTATTCACTCTTCAATTTTTCCCCGACAATACGCGCTGCAACTGCCACATAATCGGCACAAGGACGACGCTTATAATACGCTTCCGTGCGATCTGAAGGCTCAGGATCATCCTGTTTTTGAACTAAACCCAACAACTCCCGACAAACAATCGATCCGTTTTTCTTCCTGAACTCAGCAGCCAGTTCCTGAACTGCAGTATAATTACGGGTCTTTGCAGGCTTATCATTCGGATCATTCGCAGGATATTTAAGACCGATTATCATAAAAGATGCCGAAACAGCACCGCAAACCTCTCTCAGACGTCCCATACCTCCACCCAATGGAGCTAACAATGTAGCAGCCAAAGTATCTTCGATAGCAAAAAGATCATTGTAAGCGAGAAAAACCGATTGAGAACAATTATACCCGCTCTTAAAAAGATCTACGGCCTTCTGCACCCTTTCTTCTATATTTATATCCATCTCTCCCATTTTTATTACCATTGAATAGGCTCTATTCCATGCTCTTTTAGGTATGCATTTGCCTTACTAAAATGCCCATTACCGAAAAAGCCTCTATGCGCAGACAAAGGAGACGGGTGAGGAGATTTTAAAACCAAATGCTTCGAACGATCGATAAAATCCCCTTTACGTTGTGCATATGATCCCCACAAAATAAAGACAAGGTGTTCTCGCTCTTCTGCCAATCGATGAATAACGGCATCCGTAAACTGCTCCCAACCCTTATTCTGATGAGAGCCTGCTTGATGTGCTCTCACTGTTAACGTTGCATTTAAAAGCAAAACACCTTGATCAGCCCAACGAGTCAAATCTCCGCTTTTGGGCATAGGAATACCAAGATCAGACTCAATCTCTTTAAAAATATTGAGAAGAGAAGGCGGAAAAGGAATACCATCGTTCACCGAAAAACATAACCCATGCGCCTGACGCGGTTCATGATAAGGATCTTGCCCTAAAATAACAACTTTTACCTTATCAAAAGGACAGATATCAAAAGCTCTGAACATTTGATTTCCAGGAGGATATACAGTTGAAGTTCTATACTCGCGACGAACAAAATCAGTAAGTTGCTCGAAGTACGGTTTATCAAATTCATTCTGTAACCGGTCTTTCCAACTTTTCTCTATACGAACATCCATAGGCATTAAAAACTTTTCGTGAAAACTTTTTGCAAAGCTACAAATATTTCTTACTTTTGCCACGCATTTGGCCCCGTAGTTTAGTGAATAGAACGTCAGATTCCGGTTCTGAAGGTCACAGGTTTGAGTCCTGTCGGGGTCACTTCTATTAAAAGCATGAAAAAACAGTTTTTCATGCTTTTCTTTTCTTAGCCTTTATAACAAATTACAAATGCTTATTTCTCCTATATCATACAACGACACGAATCGATTCAAAGGAATGGCTATTCTTTTGATTGTTTTACATAACTTTTATCATGTATTACCCCAAGCCCCTATTGAAAATGAATTTTTTTTCAACATCGAAAATACCAATTATTACCTTAAATCCGTTATAGATTCCTTTTCACCGATAAACATCACTTCCCTTTTCACCGACTTTTTTTCTTTTTTCGGACATTACGGAGTCGCTTTATTTATATTTCTCAGCGGATATGGATTAACGATAAAATATTCGTCTAAAGAATTTTCCAATATAGAGAAAATACATTTCATCTGGAAAAGAATATTACGTTTCTGGAAGGTCATAATACCGCTAATACCGCTCTCTGTACTCGTCAAAATGATAAAATATGGGAATGGCCTATGGGAAACGCTGACCGATCACATCGGAGAATATTTATCCATTATAACATTCACACAAACATTGATTCCCGGTAAAGAATTTGTCGTTAGCGGTCCATGGTGGTTTTTCGGAGCTATACTCCAATTATATATTATATATATTTTCTTATTACATAAAAAAAGTAACCGGTTTCTGCTTATAATAAGTTTATCGGCATTGTTTATACAAGCAATAACTATATTTTGGGGATGGGAAAATATTTTATTCCGCTTACGATACAATAGCATAGGATGGTTACCGATATTCTGTTTAGGCATTTATTATGCTAAAAAACCCGTTACTACATGCAAACCTTCAATTCCCATTATATTAATGATACTATTTTTATGTAGTAATGTCAATGCGTATTTTTGGTTATTTTCATCTCTTTTGTTCCCTTTAGCATTCATTCCCCTTTTCCGAAACTTTCCGATCAAATCATTTTGGGAATTTATGGGTAAAATATCTTTTTACCTGTTTGCTATCCATTCGTTTATACGAGGAGCTTTTTTCGGCCTAATTGGTGAAGAAAAAATCGTAGAACAAAATCTAGGAGTACCAATCGGAATCTTATATTTGTTGACAAGTATTTTAATCGCATATATCTTTCAGCAACTTCTCAACCGTATTTATACTTATTGTCAAACGATAATAGTACAGAAAAAACAATAGTCCCGATCTTTTAATCAGGACATCATTTTCCTTTTAAAATCCAATCCATCACCCTAGCGGTACGTGCTCCGCTTTCATCTGTCGAAGGAGAACTACCGACTCCCCTTAATTCATCTAC contains:
- the lpxA gene encoding acyl-ACP--UDP-N-acetylglucosamine O-acyltransferase, encoding MISPLAYIDSSAKIGKNVTIHPFAYIDKNVEIGDNCTIMPYASILDGTRMGNNNIVYQAAIVGAAPQDFKFKGDETLLIIGDNNTIREKVIINRATNKGDSTVIGNGNFLLEGVHIAHDTYIGNDCILGNGTKTAGNCKLDDKAILGSGVILKHGCHVGSWSLLRDGCRANKDVPPFIVAAHNPITYYGINAVLMSKAGGFKDNIVDDIAKAYRQIYQCGTSLENALLRIKELIPESPAIKYLINFIESSDKGIIGITI
- a CDS encoding TolC family protein — translated: MKKQIILYTVCLAAMMSSCHIYKSYDRPEVDTQGLYRDPVSDNDTLASDTTNMGNLPWEQVFTDPQLQALIRLGLEQNTDLQSAIQNVKAAEAGLMSARLAYAPSLAIAPQGGVSHLEGSKRSWTYTLPISASWEVDLFGKLLNSKRGAKVALLQSKAYKQAVQTQVIATIANCYYTLLMLDKQLAITEETSIIWDKSIETMRSMKEAGMVNEAAIVQSEANSYMIKASIPDLKQQIRETENSLSLVLKEAPQKIKRGTLEEQKLPEVLNSGVPIQLLANRPDVKAAEMSLAGAYYSTNQARSAFYPQISITGTLGWTNSVTGMPIFDVPKMIMSALGTLTQPLFYRGANLAKLKTAKAQQEIAALNFQQSILNAGSEVSNALYQYQAANEKTIQREKQINSLEKSVEYTQQLLTLGTSTYLEVLTAQQSLLSAQLSGISDEFQRIQAVVNLYHALGGGRTE
- a CDS encoding acyltransferase family protein; protein product: MLISPISYNDTNRFKGMAILLIVLHNFYHVLPQAPIENEFFFNIENTNYYLKSVIDSFSPINITSLFTDFFSFFGHYGVALFIFLSGYGLTIKYSSKEFSNIEKIHFIWKRILRFWKVIIPLIPLSVLVKMIKYGNGLWETLTDHIGEYLSIITFTQTLIPGKEFVVSGPWWFFGAILQLYIIYIFLLHKKSNRFLLIISLSALFIQAITIFWGWENILFRLRYNSIGWLPIFCLGIYYAKKPVTTCKPSIPIILMILFLCSNVNAYFWLFSSLLFPLAFIPLFRNFPIKSFWEFMGKISFYLFAIHSFIRGAFFGLIGEEKIVEQNLGVPIGILYLLTSILIAYIFQQLLNRIYTYCQTIIVQKKQ
- the ung gene encoding uracil-DNA glycosylase, with product MDVRIEKSWKDRLQNEFDKPYFEQLTDFVRREYRTSTVYPPGNQMFRAFDICPFDKVKVVILGQDPYHEPRQAHGLCFSVNDGIPFPPSLLNIFKEIESDLGIPMPKSGDLTRWADQGVLLLNATLTVRAHQAGSHQNKGWEQFTDAVIHRLAEEREHLVFILWGSYAQRKGDFIDRSKHLVLKSPHPSPLSAHRGFFGNGHFSKANAYLKEHGIEPIQW
- a CDS encoding C-GCAxxG-C-C family protein, producing MDINIEERVQKAVDLFKSGYNCSQSVFLAYNDLFAIEDTLAATLLAPLGGGMGRLREVCGAVSASFMIIGLKYPANDPNDKPAKTRNYTAVQELAAEFRKKNGSIVCRELLGLVQKQDDPEPSDRTEAYYKRRPCADYVAVAARIVGEKLKSE
- a CDS encoding DUF4890 domain-containing protein, whose amino-acid sequence is MNHKILFTLFGLFCCNIITDIAAQTFEKRGFPQERLSPELTARKKTEQMDKLLQLSEKQFKKIFKLNLKEAKSIDVQRKNRQGIMPPPMPDRNQDKFPDRPPMRNFFNEVPMRPHPQPLQNPEKLKKETRKREKKLKKILTEEQYNTWKEYQKSIQDYKHHNNL